Below is a window of Thunnus maccoyii chromosome 16, fThuMac1.1, whole genome shotgun sequence DNA.
ACGGTACGAGTGTGCCAACTTTGGTGACCAGGGCATCACCGTGGGCTGCTGGGATTTGTACCGTCACGACATCGACTGCCAGTGGATCGACATCACAGACGTCAGACCTGGAAACTACATCATGCAGGTGAGCAGGATCGCGTGTGGCTCAAAGTGTAGAACGTACTGCAAATGCTGGCAGGTTCAGagagtgaaaaatgaaataatggaTAAAATACCAACAACCACACTAAAAATGTTCTTGTTCGTGTCTCTCAAGAGGTCAAACTGTCAAGACTCTTAGAGAGTTTGCCAAATCCAACACATGTAATAAAATAGTACTGAAAGAGCGGAAATGAGTGTctggatatgtaaataaattaaatgaattaagtCAACAACTTTGATGAAGTCAGGCAGTTTGTCACCATCATCACAGACTTTGTAGATTAATACAGACAGCTCGGTCAACTAATAGTTTATactatattaaaaacattttaatccacCAGTATGCAGGATGATAAAGCTTAATTTTTGCAACAAATGAtaccttgtgttttgtttcttcagttATAAAATTCTGGCttgttttagttaatttttCTGCAACATCTGTAATATAATCAGGCATGTAGAGCTGCAGTCTGTCCACAGATCTCCTCTCTCCACAGAACCAGGGAACATTAAAGGGAATactacaaaaaatatacaatacaggAAAACTACTTAGAAACTAGAAAACACTTGAAGAAATCTTAATCCCACCACTGGAATCTATAGATGCTGCAGATCACTTCATTGACAATCATACCCACTAGAATAAATACAAATCCAGAAGTTAAATAGGActgcaaacatttattttcattatcgactaatagttttgtatataaaatatcagaaaacagtgaaaatataGTTGTAATTTCTTAGAGTCAATGATGACGTCttcacatgtcttgttttgtccgatcaacagtGAAAGatccaaagacattcagtttagtgtcacaaatgacacagaaaagattcaaattcttacatttgagaagctgcaaccagcaaatatttggcatttctgcttaaagaaaatgaataaaaagattaattcgattatcaaaatagtggccaattaattttctgacaatcgACTGAGCaactaactgttgcagctctaaagttaagtaaatatataactaaGTCACTGACTAATTTCCACAAATTATCCTGataaaaatgcacaaaaccACCTGTTGTGTATTTAGTTTGTTAAACATGTCTGAATCAGGACATTATTGGTAAAGACTGGAAAGCCAAAACTGAGTCATTTATTCATAGTGAAGCTTTTATCCAGACAATATCAAGTGAAAGAAATGTGATAGAAATGTTACGTTTCTCACCCCTTCAGATTGTCATCAATCCAAATTTTGAAGTGGCTGAGAGCGACTTCACCAACAACGCCATGAAATGCAACTGCAAATACGACGGAAATCGAATCTGGTTCCATAACTGCCACATTGGTGAGCATTCAAACACAGTTAAAAGACCAGATGTTAGTGTCACCTTTGgctttttatttacatgtcacCTTAACTgctttattcattgttttttaacacCTGCAGGCGACGCCTTCAgcgaggaggcagagaggaggtttGAGAAATACCCCGGACAGCTGAACAACCAGATTTCTTAATCAACAATAATTTCTCAACAACATGAGAATCAAAGTTGGGGTTGTACGAATAAAAAAAACACGCCTCACTTGCCCAAAAAGTAAGACACACACCCCTTGTCTTCAGGTGCTGAAACAGATCCCCACATATATTCCGCATTGGTCACAGAAGGAGCCGACAGTATTTTCCTCTGGCGAATGTGTTGTATGCCTGAGTTATTATACTTGAATATTCAAGtgctaatgttttgttttgatttgtttccTAAGTCTAATGTGAGCTTATgctacattttttaaacataaaataggaTTTTATAAAGTCAGTCGTACAGTCTGAGTACGACAAGTGTACAGCCTTctattgaatgtttttgttcttaGTCATGAATGaggtgttatttttttatacacaaattttattttattggagCAAGCAGGTTCAGAAGTAGCTGAAATGTGTCTCCTGCATTTGgtaacacatttaaaaaaaaaaaaaagaaaaaatctgattCATGAATGGGAACAGATGCAGCTCTGTGAGAGTCTAACTGGTTTCGGTGGGTAttgtgggtaaaaaaaaaagaaagacttttcTCGACCAAAACTCTGCAAGTGTCTCCGAAACAAAACACTAAACCTTTACCTGGACAGAGCGATCGCTGAAAGACTAAATGTTGCTCACGAGAAAAGTTTCAGCTGTTCGGTTCTCTGCCATCTCGTTCACAGAAACGGTTTCGGTCCACTTGGTCGAGTCTTTACACGCCTGCCTCCACAGTTAGtttgtgaatgtatttattgttgataCCAAGGTGCTCCAGAAGAATATCTGTCAGAATGTTAGTTCAATAGCATAAATGTCAGTTTGAAGGGACCAGTCGGAAGCCACCTCTAGCTTTAgtctgtatgtattttaatagTCTTTTAGGGTCAAGACATAGAATTTATTGGGCAAAGACAGAAAACTACAGTTACCCTTAAGAAtcgctgtactgtatgtatgctgATGTAATCACACTCGCTGCACCTAATAAAAATGAGAGGAATAATACTTGTTCTGGGACTTATTTGATTAGAAGTACTTGTACTGTGTTACGTCGTATTCTTGAAGGTCTAAAGCATGAAGCAAAGAGGAACAAGTCCCTGGAAAGGTTTTACTTTCCAAAGGTACGGGAACTTTACAGGGATGACCgtcactgattggtcaaacacagacacagtggtTACTTCAACTTGTGTACGGCTTCATTATAAAACAAAGAAGTACTCCCATATCAAAACTAGGACAAGAGGTGGACATTTCTCATCATttgttaacattaaaagtaaagttaggccTTGCTGTCCACTTGTGACCACCAGTCACAGGTTGCATATGTCTACCACATGTACCCAAGTCTGATtttgctccctctgtagatataaagggcttattttcatgggattatacactaattaaaacatattaatgaatattatattccatttctgccaagtctgtcctactagatgccactaaattccacacactgcacctttaaataatatttaaattaaattaaaaatgatccaGTAATTCACAAGTAAAAACCCAAAGATTAGAGGAAATATCTCTGTGCATCagaattctttattttttcctgctttccAGTCCAGTTAATAATCTAGCTTCCCTACTCTCTGGATTCGAATTGCGACCCCTTGTGCGGGTCCCCACTGGTCTAATCACTGAACTAgaataatgctttttttttttttttttttactgttgtccTTGTTTGTGAAACTGTGTCACTTGTTGTCAGCATTAGTCCAGTATTGACTGTACTGTGGCCTGTATTCGCTTCACTGACTCACTCAACAGTACTTAACACTTCCATTACAATAAATGACCACTTAAAAAACTCTCATGGAACTGTAAAAACACCTAAATAATTTGCAATTAAACTATGGTGGAGGTATAAACGATAAACTTAAATTTCTACTGACATAAAGGTAACTACAAAGTGACTGATGTATGTTTGAGAAACAGAATTATTTGCAGGCCTGTTTTTGAGTTTAGCTAAATTAAAATCCTTACTATGAACTGTCATCTGAAGTACGGACTGTGACTCTGTGAGTTGTGAGAACAGATGCCAGGTTTGTGTGCTGCTGAGCTGCGAGGTCATCTTAATCTACTCAGGCGTTTTACTGCTAATCTCGGTCTTCGCTGCCACGGTTGAACAATCCCATTAACCTCAGTTTCCAATCACATTAACCGTGTGCACAGCATTACACCAGCTCACATCAGGATGCACATcgctacagccagcagcagcgTTAACGTCCCATATATCACAGGAAATTCAGACAGTGATGATTGCAAAGAATAAACCtcttattatttaatattatttttatgtatatgaTCACCTTACTTCTTACTAAACATACTACGAATAGATTCACCTTCACAGAAACTTGCATGCTATtatttggacaaattaaaactaTTGTCTCTTTTTATATCTCAATCAAAATCTCATTTATGAAGAGATGCAGATGAAATTTGAGgatttaaggattttaaaagaGACAACTGAGATATAGTGTATGTTGAGAACTCACTGTTACTCCTAATGTTTTGTATAATAAGTAAATTTCTCACGTGATTTTGCACCGTTTCTGCTAACGTGGAGGTGAAAGTGTTTGAGCAGCAGATATTACCTCctatcaagtaaaaaaaaaatccattatttcaCAAAGTCAAAACAGTATCTCCTGCGTTTAAATGCCTCGGTTATCTCTGCCCTTTCCTCGCCTCCTGACTCGCTAATGCTGCTGCAGGTCACCTGTGAGCTTCTCTAAAGGTCTTCATCtctgatcatcatcatcatcatcccatCATCCTGCACGCCTGGCCTGACAGAAGAGGATTACACCGGTTCAGCAGCACGTTGTCATGCATGAGCCGGTTAATACCTGtgtgacagtaaacacacaacaaTGCGGAGAGCTGTGCAGGGCGCCTCCTAGAGGGCAGCGACTTAAAGTGCAGCAGCGAAGGATGTACTGTAGATGTGATGTGACTTTTTTTCCTTACTAGACTCATTGATataaaatgttcctttaaaaGTTGCTCATTTTTTAGTTCCTTTACCACAGTTTGGAGATGATAAACACAACTACAGCTTACACACAAAAATCTTCTACAATGATGTTCCTTAAGACCATGAGTGGATTAACTCATTAGGGGGCTTCTGTTGATTCTCTGTGTATGAATCCTGTCACCTTAAAGCACGCAAGTATATGTCCTCTAAGAAGACTGACTCCTGTCAAcctgatggagaaaaaaacttGAAATTGTTGATAACtttaaatatctttggtttgttttagaTTCAAATTTGACTTTTAAGAAATAAAGTTGATAAAATGGTGAAGTTTTCTTTGTCAAACTTCAGACCTATTAGAACTTGTCGATCACTAGATGCTGCAAAAAACGTACAAGCATTCAATTAATCTGTCACACTtaactcacacatgcacaagttGGCCCCTGAACTGTAGATTCCACATTAGAGCTGATAATCAATCTATAAACAAACACTTATATTGGTTATGGAAAAGTCTTATATGGACTTGTGTCTTATATTTAAGATTCTGCATGGATCATCACCTCCAGGAACACAGAGGCAGTTGACAGAGGCGACTGTTTATCTCATATAGATGAAGCAAACTTGGACGAGCAGCTTTGTCAGTGAGAACAGCAAATCTTTGTTAAACTCTTCCTATTTAAATAAGGAACTGTACTGCAtaccacattttaaaaatcaaacgCAAAATATGGTTTTATCTACTCAGATATGTGTTCATGAATGATCTACAGGTTGACTCTTTTATACATGTCTGATTgtatagtttttgtttgttttgtttaagaGCTGTTTCATTTCTCCAATTTTTAGTCGTATCAGGACTACAGGGAGAAATCAGCTGTTGAGCTAACCTCAGCACATTTACACTCAtgttaataaaatgtcaatgttgattaatgtgcatTGTCCcctataaataaacaaataaataattcttCCTTTGAGCTCCAGAAACCAACCAGTACTGCTATGTTGCAACACCACTTTCCCTCAGATTCGCTGTGATTCAATCAGTGTTTGGTAATCAGATTAGACACTGATTTATTTAGgaatacacaacatgtaaacacaatattaactaaaatgataaattaaactACACTTTAATAAAGACACCTCTGCAAGCGAGGGCCTTGAGATCAGGTGAACGGGACCCACCTTTAGAACCTTATCAgttaatattgtgttttagtggcaattaatcaaattaaacatgATGAACGTCTCTAAGGGAAGTTGACCACTTTGCCCCGACACTAATCCTGCTTTAATGTGGACATAATCTGGAAGTCTGTAGGTATGTTGTCTCATGCGTTCCTATTTTTCTACTTGAAAAGTTTGAGAACACATGTAGGAAactgtgaaacatgttttcaatgTACAAGTGTGTAACTTAACCGATTCATCTTGTCCTAAAAATTCCATCAAACTCCAGTCATTTTTATCCACATCAGTTtacattttacttgtttttaatcACTAGGTTTTCATATGCTGATGCTACGTTGTAAAAAGAAACAGTAAATGAGTTATTAGACAGTTTCTAAGCAGCTTTTATACAGTTTGGGaggctgaaaaaaacatttagcctccaaaactgaataaaaaattcttaaagaaacaaatttttcattttcctaaactgtacaaaaaaagaTTCAGACTAATGTGGTGGAAACTCTGATATACATTAATTTActttacatacattacatatcATGAGAAGACAGTAATGATCAAAACAATATGATGCAGAAAACACGAAAAATAAAGGCAGCGTCTCCAGCgtacagacagaaaaatggtCTTTCTGTCCAAACTGACTCCAAGCTCATAATTCACTGATGACATGAGAATAAAGGTTTCCATCAAATACTAAACTGCTATTGAACGCAACATGGTGGCTTCCATCAATAACAATTCCCTTAAAATCACTTCAAGTTATCTGCCTGATGAATGATTCTCAAACATCTCTCAGTTTACAGGTACGTCAACCGTTTCACGCTGAATGTTTTTCATAGTTTGATGAAAATCCGCTTCCAGTGtgagttagaaaaaaaacagttatgtCCATTTGTCATCAGTCTTTGTTTGTCATGTGAGACAGATGCACACAGGTCGGTGTGGCGTTTCACTGCAGTACTGTCTGTTTAACAACTCTCCCTTCTTTATCGATGGCAAAGTTGTAGTTCTTTGGATTGTCCAGAGCTTCTTCGATACGCTGATCCAAGTTCTCCCAGGTGATGAAGTTCTTTGCATCTTCCTGTAACAGATTTAAAGTAACTGTaaaatctgtatctgtattaTAACATATGTTTAATGTTATATAGAtcaaaaaagaaacatgcaaAAGTAACGTGTAGAATTATCAATTTCAACATAAAATTTCCCTTTCAGTTTGGGGGGAAAATGGAACAAAAGAAGGTAAACAAGGATGGAGGAAAATCGAACCTGGAGCTGCAaaatttccttctctttttctttgatgAATTCTTGCTGTTCTTGTTCGCGCTGAATAGCAGCTTCTAATTTCATGCGCTCCGCTTCTTCCGTTTCCTTCTGGATCCTCAGAAGTCTGAAAGACACAAAAGAGAAGCTGAGTGATCCACACCATTTATGGAATATGAtaaattacttttcttttttaccaaGTGCATGGATGTAAGATAAAAATCTAAGAACCATCAGGACATtgcaaataaaatattcaatctttaagtgtgttttatatTCTTCATCATGCTGTAATTTTGTATTTCTTCTCACCGGAGTTTGAGCAGGCGCAGGTTCTCCTGGTTGTTCCAGGCCATGAGAGCACCATGCTCCTCCGCCTCCTGCCTCGCCCTCTCCTCCGCCAGGGAGCCCGTCTCCTCCTCATACTTCTTTCGAAGCACCTCCTCCTTAAACTCCAGACTGACACACAGAAGAAAGATCACAGTCAATTCACTCATTTCAACTAGAAGTGTCTTTTAACTTCAGTCAACTCAGaatgtaaacagacttgaatataaaattatgttttccaGTAAAATCAGTGGATACTTGTAGTTTTAAAAGGACAAAACTATATGATTCTCGACCTTTACAGAGAAACTACAAACATGCTTTTTGTAAGCAGGTCTGTAAGCAGGTCTGAGGACACAATTTCAACTATTTCATAAACATTTTATCATGATGAATAGTAATCTTCTGTTGTGCAATTTGTACACTGATATAATCAAACACACAATATTGAACTTCATTTTAGggaatattattattttaaattcttctgTTTGCATTAGGTGTAATCATCGTTTCCTCTCATTGCCAATCAATCTgccaatattttttattcataatttgatctaaaatatgtcagaaaatagtgaaatattcCCATCATAATTTCCCAAAGctgaagatgaaatgaaatgaaaacagtctaaaacccaaagtaTTCAGTTTACCATGTTAGAAActcagaaaaactgaaaacagtcccATTTAAGAAGCAGGAAGTAGGAagatttggtcatttttgcaaaaaaaaaagacttaaaaaggttcattgattatttaaactGCTGTATACTTCTGCCAATAacctaattaattaatcaactaattgtttcagtccTTGTTTgcatagatagataaatagatagacacatacacacatacatacatacatacatgcatacagtagCCTGCTTTATTGATCCCAAAGGGAAAATAAAGTGTTGCAACCacttgacataaatcaaaatacaaaaaaatcagatgTCTTAACGTTGGAGCCATTTCAGTGTTTACAGCCAGTGATATAACGTACCGAAGCGCCCTCATGATCAGCTGGTACTCGGTGTATCTCTCCTTGAGGACGACCATCTCCACCGGGTCGACGGGGGGAGGCTCTTTGACTCGCCCCTGCTTGGACTTGGCCACCGGGTCTGTGCGGGACTTTCGGCCGCGGACAGCCTCCACGAGCACGGCGCCCCTGGGTGCGAGAAGCCGAGCAGCCGGGACGCTCCTCCCGCCGATTACCTGGAACATGTCGGCGTCGAAATGTGGTGACAGGTGCAGATTATCAGTCGGTAAATGTAACGGTTACCGAAAAACACATTAAGGTTGAAATTAACGATGTAACATTGACACAGAAATGTTAACGGTTGTCAGGCGGCGGCCATGTTGGTGCCCTCTGACTGAAGGAAGTAATAGTTAAGTAGGACACTATTTAGACTTTAT
It encodes the following:
- the mrps26 gene encoding 28S ribosomal protein S26, mitochondrial, whose protein sequence is MFQVIGGRSVPAARLLAPRGAVLVEAVRGRKSRTDPVAKSKQGRVKEPPPVDPVEMVVLKERYTEYQLIMRALRLEFKEEVLRKKYEEETGSLAEERARQEAEEHGALMAWNNQENLRLLKLRLLRIQKETEEAERMKLEAAIQREQEQQEFIKEKEKEILQLQEDAKNFITWENLDQRIEEALDNPKNYNFAIDKEGRVVKQTVLQ